ATGACCTGGGCTGCGGTATCTTCCTTCAGGGACAAAAGCAGAATGGCGGCTTTTTCTTCATTGGTCATAACGGGAATGGCCCTTCAGTTTTGTTGTTCTTGCCCTCGACCTGACAAATCAGCGAATCCAGTTCCGGAGAAGTTCCGCAAACCTCTTGGCGTCGGCATCGGCAAGCCGCCTGGTCAGCTCCGTTTCGTTCATCGGTCGCTCCTTCAGGGGACTCGCCAGCATCGGTGTCGCCGCTTGACCCCGCAGTTCGGAAGGCTGATCCGCCCCCGCCTGCCTGGGTTCGGCCGGCTGACTCCTTCCGAGATCGGCAACCAAGCCCAGTATGGGTTTCAGTACGAACAGGAAGAGGAAAATCGTCACGCCGAGAATGACCAGATACTTGAAATAGGGTGTGAAGCCGGAAACATGCTGCGTCCAGGGAATCGGCGCATGGAATTCATCTTCAGCCGATGTCCGGAAAGGCATGTTCGTCACCACCACCTGGTCTCCGCGGACTGCGCTGAATCCAGCCGATTTTCGCACCAGTTCCGCGATATTGTCCAGATCCTTTTTATCCCGGGGCTGATAGACCTCCTCACCCTTTTTGTCCTTCACATAGGTGCCATCGACTAAAACGGCAATCGATAATTTCTGAATTTCTCCCACGGGCATGACCGTCTTGTTGACCGTCTTGTTGATTTCATAATTGATGACTTCATCGAGCTTTTCCTCGGCGGATCTGGGGTTGACCGCGCCGGCCGACGGCGTGCTTTTCTCCGTTTGTTTCTGCGTACTGCGAATGACGGGCGATTCGGAATCGTAAATTTCTTCCGTTTTCTCCGTCACGCTGAAATCGAGATCGGCGGCCACCCGAACCACGGCCTTCCCCTGCCCGACAACCTTCTCCAGCATGGTCTGGATACGGTTGGCCATATCCCCTTCGAGACCCACCCGATATTCGACCTGGGAAGCGGTCATCTTTCCCAGACGGGAATGATCCTGTTTCCGGGACAGAATATTCCCCTTGCCGTCCACGACCATAACGTCCGCCGGGTCCAGACCCTCGACACTGCTCGCCACCAGGTGAGCGATGCCCTCAACCTGATCGGGCCTTAAATTGCGGACCCCCTTCAGCTTTATGGTCACCGATGCGGTCGTTTTTTTCTGTTCTTCGACAAAGAGGGAATCCCTGGGCAGGGCCAGATGGACCCGACACTGCTCAATTTCCTCCAGGCTGCTGATCGTTCTGGCCAATTCCCCCTGGAGGGCCCTCCGGTAATTCAGTTGTTGCTCAAATTCCGTGGCGCCGAGGTTCTTCTGGTCGAAGATTTCGAAACCGACGCCACCGCCCTGGGGCAATCCCAGGGAAGCCAACTCCAGGCGAACTTCCGTCACCTTGCCCGATGGCACGGAAATGGTATTCCCCCCTCCGGACAGCTCATACGGAATCTTTTTTTCCTGGAGTTTGGTTACGATACCCGAGGCATCCTCGGTGGAAAGATTGGTAAAAAGAACCTTGTAATCCGCCTGGTTTACCCAGTAGACCAGCCCCCAAACGGAGGCGAGGGTGACCGCAACGACTATAAGAAGGGTCAATTGCCGCGAAACGGGCAAAGCGGAGAATCCTGTCCACAGGTTTTTGACGAGTTGGGATATTGTATCCATTGATTTCCCTTG
This genomic stretch from Deltaproteobacteria bacterium harbors:
- the fliF gene encoding flagellar M-ring protein FliF, which codes for MDTISQLVKNLWTGFSALPVSRQLTLLIVVAVTLASVWGLVYWVNQADYKVLFTNLSTEDASGIVTKLQEKKIPYELSGGGNTISVPSGKVTEVRLELASLGLPQGGGVGFEIFDQKNLGATEFEQQLNYRRALQGELARTISSLEEIEQCRVHLALPRDSLFVEEQKKTTASVTIKLKGVRNLRPDQVEGIAHLVASSVEGLDPADVMVVDGKGNILSRKQDHSRLGKMTASQVEYRVGLEGDMANRIQTMLEKVVGQGKAVVRVAADLDFSVTEKTEEIYDSESPVIRSTQKQTEKSTPSAGAVNPRSAEEKLDEVINYEINKTVNKTVMPVGEIQKLSIAVLVDGTYVKDKKGEEVYQPRDKKDLDNIAELVRKSAGFSAVRGDQVVVTNMPFRTSAEDEFHAPIPWTQHVSGFTPYFKYLVILGVTIFLFLFVLKPILGLVADLGRSQPAEPRQAGADQPSELRGQAATPMLASPLKERPMNETELTRRLADADAKRFAELLRNWIR